The proteins below come from a single Asanoa ferruginea genomic window:
- a CDS encoding L-erythro-3,5-diaminohexanoate dehydrogenase, translating to MTSPVGLHRVVEPAGVLPQAAWRVDNRPEIGPNEVRIRVERLNLDAASYRQLREKHAGDGEAVRAEVLSIVENRGKMHNPVTGSGGMLIGVVEEVGPRSPLQVAVGDRVATLVSLTLTPLRITDGLKGWDGGSEQVPAEGHAILFARSIVAKLPEDLPAELALAVLDVCGAPALTNRVVQAGDTVAVLGGAGKSGSLTLAAARRAGARRTVGIVPTESEADRLRTAGLADEVAIADARDPVALAEAVTRALGKPADVTVVCVDVPGCEHGAILATDEGGTVIFFSMATSFAAAALGAEGLAADVTMLVGNGYVPGHAEFALDLLRAEPAVRSLFEQRLRAD from the coding sequence GTGACCTCACCGGTCGGCCTGCACCGCGTCGTTGAGCCGGCCGGCGTGCTGCCTCAGGCAGCGTGGCGTGTGGACAATCGTCCCGAAATCGGGCCTAACGAGGTGCGGATTCGGGTGGAAAGGCTCAATCTCGACGCTGCCAGCTACCGACAGTTGCGGGAGAAGCACGCTGGCGACGGCGAAGCGGTGCGCGCCGAGGTGCTGAGCATCGTGGAAAACCGGGGCAAGATGCACAACCCGGTGACCGGCTCCGGCGGGATGCTGATCGGTGTGGTCGAGGAGGTCGGCCCCCGTTCTCCCCTCCAGGTCGCCGTCGGTGACCGCGTCGCTACGCTCGTATCGCTCACGCTGACCCCGCTGCGGATCACCGACGGCCTCAAGGGCTGGGACGGTGGCAGCGAGCAGGTCCCGGCCGAGGGGCACGCGATCCTGTTCGCCCGGTCGATCGTGGCGAAGCTTCCCGAAGACCTTCCCGCCGAGCTCGCTCTCGCGGTGCTCGACGTATGCGGCGCGCCGGCGCTGACCAATCGGGTGGTCCAAGCCGGCGACACGGTGGCGGTGCTCGGTGGTGCGGGCAAGAGCGGTTCGCTCACGCTCGCGGCCGCCCGGCGCGCCGGCGCGCGTCGCACGGTCGGGATCGTGCCGACCGAGAGCGAGGCCGACCGGCTGCGGACGGCCGGCCTCGCCGACGAGGTGGCGATCGCCGACGCCCGCGACCCGGTCGCCCTGGCCGAGGCGGTCACCCGCGCGCTGGGCAAGCCGGCCGACGTCACCGTGGTCTGTGTCGACGTGCCGGGCTGCGAGCACGGCGCGATCCTGGCCACCGACGAGGGCGGCACAGTGATCTTCTTCTCGATGGCGACCAGCTTCGCGGCCGCCGCGCTGGGCGCCGAGGGCCTGGCCGCCGACGTGACGATGCTGGTCGGCAACGGGTACGTGCCGGGGCACGCCGAGTTCGCGCTCGACCTGCTGCGCGCCGAGCCGGCCGTTCGGAGCCTCTTCGAGCAACGCCTGCGGGCAGACTGA
- a CDS encoding KamA family radical SAM protein — MTVDLGPRTPEAAPAATGGGQPYEYRRRPLVEPDWTRFPGWRHITRDQWESAQWQRVNCVKNVKQLQAVLGDLVGETFYKDLLEDQKALATMSMLVTPQMLNTMMSGGTMSTEAFYLDPVRRYMIPVASDRRTDWPSHPYASRDSLHEHDMWVAEGLTHRYPTKVLAELLSTCPQYCGHCTRMDLVGNSTPAVEKLKLTLKPVDRYEAHISYLKAHPGVRDVVVSGGDVANVPWRNLESYLMSLLSIETVRDIRLATKALMGLPQHWLQPDVVEGLERVARTAARRGVNLAIHTHVNHAQSLTPLVAKAAQTALEVGVRDVRNQGVLMRGVNATTADLLDLCFALQGEAGILPYYFYMCDMIPNAEHWRVPVWQAHQLQHDLMGYLPGYATPRIVCDVPFVGKRWVHMLTEYDRERGISYWTKNYRTSIESADGEALTKRFPYYDPIDTLPKSGQDWWETQA; from the coding sequence GTGACGGTCGACCTCGGACCGCGAACCCCCGAAGCGGCCCCGGCCGCGACAGGTGGCGGCCAGCCCTACGAATACCGGCGCCGCCCACTCGTCGAACCCGACTGGACCCGGTTCCCCGGCTGGCGGCACATCACCCGCGACCAGTGGGAGTCCGCTCAATGGCAGCGGGTCAACTGCGTCAAGAACGTCAAGCAACTACAGGCCGTACTCGGTGATCTGGTTGGGGAGACCTTCTACAAGGATCTTCTCGAGGACCAGAAGGCCCTCGCGACCATGTCAATGCTGGTCACGCCACAGATGCTCAACACCATGATGTCCGGCGGCACGATGAGCACCGAGGCGTTCTACCTCGACCCCGTGCGCCGCTACATGATCCCGGTCGCCTCCGACCGGCGCACCGACTGGCCGTCGCACCCCTACGCGTCGCGCGACTCGCTGCACGAGCACGACATGTGGGTCGCCGAGGGGCTCACCCACCGCTACCCGACCAAGGTGCTCGCCGAACTGCTGTCGACGTGCCCCCAATACTGCGGGCACTGCACCCGGATGGACCTGGTCGGCAACTCCACGCCAGCCGTCGAAAAACTCAAACTGACCCTCAAGCCGGTCGACCGGTACGAGGCGCACATCTCCTACTTGAAGGCCCACCCCGGGGTCCGCGACGTGGTCGTCTCCGGCGGCGACGTGGCCAACGTGCCGTGGCGCAACCTCGAGTCCTACCTGATGAGCCTGCTGTCGATCGAGACCGTGCGCGACATCCGGCTGGCCACCAAGGCGCTGATGGGCCTGCCGCAACACTGGCTGCAGCCCGACGTCGTCGAGGGCCTGGAGCGGGTCGCCCGCACCGCCGCCCGCCGCGGCGTCAACCTGGCCATCCACACCCACGTCAACCACGCGCAGTCGCTGACGCCGCTGGTCGCAAAGGCCGCGCAGACCGCGCTGGAGGTCGGCGTCCGCGACGTACGCAACCAGGGCGTGCTGATGCGCGGCGTCAACGCCACCACGGCCGACCTGCTCGACCTCTGCTTCGCGCTGCAGGGGGAGGCCGGCATCCTGCCCTACTACTTCTACATGTGCGACATGATCCCCAACGCCGAACACTGGCGGGTCCCGGTCTGGCAGGCACACCAACTCCAGCACGACCTGATGGGCTACCTCCCGGGGTACGCGACCCCGCGGATCGTCTGCGACGTGCCGTTCGTCGGCAAGCGCTGGGTGCACATGCTCACCGAATATGACCGCGAGCGCGGCATCTCCTACTGGACGAAGAACTATCGAACCTCGATCGAGTCGGCCGACGGCGAGGCGCTGACAAAACGCTTCCCCTACTACGACCCGATCGACACGCTCCCCAAGTCCGGCCAGGACTGGTGGGAGACGCAGGCATGA
- a CDS encoding CsbD family protein has translation MSFTDKVRNKVEELKGGAKEKVGDATDNEQLQAEGQVDQTDAHAKQAGEHVKDAGRDVRDAFK, from the coding sequence ATGAGCTTCACCGACAAGGTGCGGAACAAGGTCGAGGAACTCAAGGGTGGCGCCAAGGAGAAGGTCGGCGACGCCACCGACAACGAGCAGCTTCAGGCCGAAGGCCAGGTCGACCAGACCGACGCCCACGCGAAGCAGGCCGGCGAGCACGTCAAGGACGCGGGCCGCGACGTTCGGGACGCCTTCAAATAG
- a CDS encoding SRPBCC domain-containing protein, giving the protein MPTQTDPWLRVTVDVPGVTPSDVIGAFLDPAAVRRWWGGAELTVEPEIGGRYVAYFDRLGQTMRGVVTDLDQATGRFGFSWSWDHAPELPARRVDVNVDAGAVLRLAQGDYDQSSRIDRDEARSHREGWEFFLPRLAEVVTQQR; this is encoded by the coding sequence ATGCCGACGCAGACGGATCCTTGGCTTCGGGTCACTGTCGACGTGCCCGGTGTGACGCCCAGCGACGTCATCGGTGCCTTTCTCGACCCGGCCGCGGTGCGGCGTTGGTGGGGTGGCGCCGAACTGACTGTGGAGCCGGAGATCGGTGGCCGCTACGTCGCCTACTTCGATCGGCTCGGTCAGACCATGCGCGGCGTCGTCACCGATCTCGACCAGGCCACCGGGCGGTTCGGGTTCTCCTGGTCCTGGGATCACGCGCCCGAGCTGCCGGCCCGCCGGGTCGATGTCAACGTCGACGCCGGTGCCGTGTTGCGGCTCGCCCAGGGCGACTACGACCAGAGCAGCCGGATCGACCGGGACGAGGCGCGTAGCCATCGCGAGGGCTGGGAGTTCTTCCTGCCGCGCCTGGCCGAGGTGGTCACCCAGCAGCGCTGA
- a CDS encoding chorismate-binding protein: MSNFGPIGVETLPQPATGFAGVAATCTLRIRERSRMEWRSTEGGDPAQHLEDFLTADGLNVRSFSSPRLSRSVAKSEAISVCGAAILISAAGAAAMLKRGPVAKPTPAPAVPDLAVVVYEHADAPETRHWPISDWRLGEWEPSWTPLEHGFAVAAAREAIGRGDVYQVNVVGHASAPYVGDPLPALARLGGLPGAHYGGVLTGAGWAVGCASPETLIQVIDGRVITKPIKGTRPATAAGRRELLASSKERAEHIMIVDLARNDLGRVARTGSVRVDELFAIRTWSNLWQAESVVSAELADGVGLAELLRATCPGGSVTGAPKLAALQQIAALEPVGRGPSMGALGWIDANGNLDLGLTIRTAAADADRLHLWAGGGITWGSEPEAEVAEAAAKAAPIRRLLASS, encoded by the coding sequence ATGAGTAACTTCGGACCGATCGGCGTGGAAACGCTCCCACAACCTGCTACCGGTTTTGCTGGTGTAGCCGCTACATGCACTCTCCGTATAAGAGAGCGCTCCCGTATGGAGTGGCGCTCCACGGAGGGTGGCGATCCGGCCCAGCATCTCGAAGATTTCCTCACCGCTGACGGACTGAACGTGCGGTCGTTCTCTTCCCCCAGACTGTCACGCTCCGTAGCCAAAAGCGAGGCCATCTCAGTCTGCGGAGCGGCCATTCTGATCTCCGCAGCGGGGGCGGCCGCGATGCTCAAGCGCGGCCCTGTGGCGAAGCCCACGCCGGCACCGGCCGTACCAGATCTGGCTGTAGTGGTATATGAGCACGCTGATGCTCCTGAGACCCGCCACTGGCCGATTTCGGACTGGCGGCTGGGGGAGTGGGAGCCGAGCTGGACGCCTCTTGAGCACGGTTTTGCGGTCGCGGCGGCCCGCGAGGCGATCGGTCGCGGTGACGTCTATCAGGTCAACGTGGTGGGCCACGCGTCGGCGCCGTACGTCGGTGATCCACTGCCGGCCCTGGCCCGCCTGGGCGGCCTGCCAGGCGCCCATTACGGGGGAGTGCTGACCGGCGCGGGTTGGGCGGTCGGCTGCGCCTCACCGGAGACCCTGATCCAGGTGATCGACGGCCGGGTGATCACCAAGCCGATCAAGGGCACCCGCCCGGCGACGGCGGCCGGCCGGCGGGAACTGCTCGCGTCGTCCAAGGAGCGGGCAGAGCACATCATGATCGTCGATTTGGCCCGCAACGACCTGGGCCGGGTGGCCCGGACCGGCTCGGTCCGCGTCGACGAACTCTTCGCGATCCGCACCTGGAGCAACCTGTGGCAGGCGGAATCGGTCGTCTCGGCTGAGCTGGCCGACGGAGTCGGCCTGGCCGAGCTGCTCCGGGCCACGTGTCCCGGCGGCTCGGTGACGGGTGCCCCGAAGCTGGCGGCCCTGCAGCAGATCGCGGCACTGGAACCGGTCGGCCGCGGGCCCAGCATGGGCGCGTTGGGTTGGATAGACGCGAACGGCAACCTCGACCTGGGCCTGACCATCCGCACGGCCGCAGCTGATGCAGACCGTTTGCACCTGTGGGCCGGCGGCGGCATCACCTGGGGCAGCGAGCCAGAGGCCGAGGTGGCCGAGGCAGCGGCGAAGGCGGCCCCCATCCGCCGCTTGCTGGCATCATCCTAG
- a CDS encoding DUF5999 family protein, giving the protein MCQHQPHCPSAEATDRDAATTVACFPEQGWSLLCNGVILFEDTGELLPDGSSIAPHRGPARHALAA; this is encoded by the coding sequence ATGTGCCAGCACCAACCGCACTGCCCCTCTGCCGAAGCCACCGATCGCGATGCCGCCACCACCGTCGCGTGCTTTCCGGAGCAAGGCTGGAGCCTGCTCTGCAACGGCGTGATCCTCTTCGAGGACACCGGTGAACTGCTCCCCGACGGCAGCAGCATCGCGCCCCACCGTGGCCCCGCCCGCCACGCCCTCGCCGCCTAG
- the gcvP gene encoding aminomethyl-transferring glycine dehydrogenase has product MTDFADRHIGPDRESERRMLDSVGYGTVDELMDAAIPEVIRWHGTLDLPPAASEAEVIAELRALADRNTVNVSMIGNGYYGTHTPAVIRRNVLESPAWYTAYTPYQPEISQGRLEALLNFQTMVSDLTGLTTANASMLDEATAAAEAMTLARRASKTKSPVYVVDADTLPQTLAVIEGRAEPLGITVLVTDLSAGPAALPAEFFGLHLQYPGASGAVRDHSSLVAAAHEAGALVAVAADLLALTLLRSPGEIGADIAAGTTQRFGVPMGFGGPHAGYLAVRAGLERMLPGRLVGVSRDADGAPAYRLALQTREQHIRREKATSNICTAQVLLAVIASMYAVYHGPDGLRSIARHAHSHAARLAAGLRAGGVSVADEAFFDTVTASVPGRAFDVVAAAASRGVNLRLVDADRVAIACDETTVAAHLSIVWEAFGVPEFSGASSAALPSDLARTSDFLTHPVFHEHRSETAMLRYLRRLSDLDYALDRGMIPLGSCTMKLNATTEMEPISWPEFANIHPHAPASQTAGYRSLISSLETWLAEVTGYDAVSVQPNAGSQGELAGLLAIRGYHRSRGDLERDVCLIPSSAHGTNAASAVMAGMRVVVVACDDEGNVDLVDLDAKIAAHASRLAAIMVTYPSTHGVYETGIASLCAKVHDAGGQVYVDGANLNALVGFAKPGKFGADVSHLNLHKTFCIPHGGGGPGVGPIGVRAHLSPFLPGDPLGAGADSAGVAVSAAQHGSAGILPIPWAYLRMMGAEGLARATGAAVLAANYVAVRLREHYPVLYSGNKGLVAHECILDLRPLTKATGVSVDDVAKRLIDYGFHAPTMSFPVAGTLMVEPTESEDLAELDRFCDAMIAIREEITKVGSGTWPRDDNPLANAPHTAAMVSGDEWSHAYPRSVAAYPFGVSRVGKYWSPVRRIDGAFGDRNLVCACPPPEAFE; this is encoded by the coding sequence ATGACCGATTTCGCAGACCGCCACATCGGGCCTGACCGCGAGAGCGAGCGCCGGATGCTCGACTCGGTCGGCTACGGCACGGTCGACGAGTTGATGGACGCCGCGATCCCCGAGGTGATCCGCTGGCACGGCACCCTCGACCTGCCGCCGGCCGCGTCCGAGGCCGAGGTGATCGCCGAGCTGCGCGCGCTGGCCGACCGCAACACGGTCAACGTCTCGATGATCGGCAACGGCTACTACGGCACCCACACGCCTGCCGTGATCCGCCGCAACGTGCTGGAGAGCCCGGCCTGGTACACGGCCTACACGCCCTACCAGCCCGAGATCAGCCAGGGCCGGCTCGAGGCCCTGCTCAACTTCCAGACGATGGTCTCCGACCTGACCGGCTTGACCACGGCCAACGCGTCGATGCTCGACGAGGCCACCGCGGCCGCCGAGGCGATGACCCTGGCCCGCCGGGCGTCGAAGACCAAATCTCCGGTGTACGTCGTCGACGCCGACACCCTGCCGCAGACGCTGGCCGTGATCGAGGGGCGCGCCGAGCCGCTCGGCATCACTGTTCTGGTGACCGATTTGTCCGCCGGCCCCGCCGCTCTGCCCGCGGAGTTCTTCGGGCTCCACCTGCAATACCCGGGCGCGTCCGGGGCCGTGCGGGATCACTCTTCGTTGGTTGCCGCCGCCCACGAGGCGGGCGCACTGGTCGCCGTGGCGGCCGACCTGCTCGCGCTGACGCTGCTGCGGTCGCCGGGGGAGATCGGTGCCGACATCGCGGCCGGCACGACGCAGCGGTTCGGCGTACCCATGGGATTCGGTGGTCCGCACGCCGGTTATCTCGCGGTCCGCGCGGGCCTGGAGCGGATGCTGCCCGGGCGGCTGGTCGGGGTTTCCCGCGACGCCGACGGGGCCCCCGCCTACCGGCTCGCGTTGCAGACCCGTGAACAGCACATCCGCCGGGAGAAGGCGACCAGCAACATCTGCACCGCCCAGGTGCTGCTCGCGGTGATCGCCAGCATGTACGCGGTCTACCACGGGCCCGACGGGCTGCGGTCGATCGCCCGGCACGCGCACTCGCACGCGGCGCGGTTGGCGGCGGGGCTGCGGGCCGGCGGGGTCTCGGTCGCTGACGAGGCGTTCTTCGACACGGTGACGGCGTCGGTGCCGGGCCGCGCCTTTGATGTGGTGGCCGCTGCCGCGTCGCGGGGGGTCAACCTCCGGCTGGTCGACGCCGACCGGGTCGCTATCGCATGTGACGAGACCACTGTTGCGGCCCACCTCTCGATCGTCTGGGAGGCGTTCGGGGTGCCGGAGTTCTCTGGCGCTTCCTCTGCTGCGTTGCCTTCGGATCTTGCCCGCACCTCCGACTTCCTGACCCACCCGGTGTTCCACGAGCACCGGTCGGAGACGGCGATGCTGCGCTACCTGCGGCGGCTCTCCGACCTCGACTACGCGCTCGACCGCGGCATGATCCCGCTGGGCTCCTGCACGATGAAGCTCAACGCGACCACCGAGATGGAGCCGATCTCCTGGCCGGAGTTCGCCAACATCCACCCGCACGCGCCGGCCTCGCAGACGGCCGGCTACCGGTCGCTGATCAGCTCGCTGGAGACCTGGCTGGCCGAGGTGACCGGCTACGACGCGGTGTCGGTGCAGCCCAACGCCGGGTCGCAGGGTGAGCTGGCCGGCCTGCTGGCGATCCGCGGCTACCACCGCTCGCGTGGCGACCTCGAGCGTGACGTCTGCCTGATCCCGTCGTCGGCGCACGGCACCAACGCCGCGTCCGCCGTGATGGCCGGCATGCGGGTCGTGGTCGTGGCCTGTGACGACGAGGGCAACGTCGACCTGGTCGACCTCGACGCGAAGATCGCGGCGCACGCCTCACGGCTGGCGGCGATCATGGTGACCTACCCCTCGACCCATGGGGTGTACGAGACCGGCATCGCCTCGCTGTGCGCCAAGGTGCACGACGCCGGCGGCCAGGTCTACGTCGACGGTGCCAACCTCAACGCGCTGGTCGGGTTCGCCAAGCCCGGCAAGTTCGGCGCCGACGTGTCGCACCTCAACCTGCACAAGACGTTCTGCATCCCGCACGGTGGCGGCGGTCCGGGTGTCGGTCCGATCGGCGTGCGCGCTCACCTGTCGCCGTTCCTGCCCGGTGACCCGCTGGGCGCTGGTGCTGACTCTGCTGGTGTCGCCGTCTCGGCGGCACAGCACGGTTCGGCGGGCATCCTGCCGATTCCGTGGGCCTACCTGCGGATGATGGGTGCCGAGGGGCTGGCCCGGGCGACCGGCGCGGCGGTGCTGGCGGCCAACTACGTGGCGGTGCGGCTGCGCGAGCACTACCCGGTGCTCTACAGCGGCAACAAGGGCCTGGTGGCCCACGAGTGCATCCTCGACCTGCGCCCGCTGACCAAGGCGACCGGCGTCTCGGTCGACGACGTGGCCAAGCGGCTGATCGACTACGGCTTCCACGCGCCGACGATGTCGTTCCCGGTGGCCGGGACGCTGATGGTCGAGCCGACGGAGAGCGAAGACCTGGCCGAACTCGACCGGTTCTGCGACGCGATGATCGCGATCCGGGAGGAAATCACCAAGGTCGGCTCGGGTACGTGGCCCCGCGACGACAACCCGCTGGCCAACGCACCACACACGGCGGCGATGGTGTCGGGTGACGAGTGGTCGCACGCCTACCCGCGCTCGGTGGCGGCGTATCCGTTCGGCGTGTCGCGCGTCGGCAAATACTGGTCGCCCGTGCGCCGCATCGACGGTGCCTTCGGCGACCGGAATCTGGTGTGCGCGTGCCCGCCGCCGGAGGCGTTCGAGTAG
- the mgrA gene encoding L-glyceraldehyde 3-phosphate reductase: protein MTYLAADDRYDSMTYRRAGRSGVRLPAVSLGLWHNFGHGRPLDTQADILHRAFDLGVTHFDLANNYGPPPGSAEENFGRIMARDLKPYRDEMIISTKAGYLMWPGPYGEWGSRKYLISSLDQSLKRMGLDYVDVFYHHRPDPDTPLEETMAALDHAVRSGRAQYVAISNYTSEQTAAAAKILADLGTPLLLHQPSYSMLNRWIERDNLLDTLEEVGAGCIAFSPLQQGLLTDRYLGGVPADSRIATGGFLKESALDDQTMAVVRELNEIARGRGQTLAQLALVWALRDERMTSLIIGASSVKQLEDNVGALDNLALSNDELDAIDGALTNPA from the coding sequence GTGACCTACCTCGCCGCCGATGACCGTTACGACTCCATGACCTACCGCCGGGCCGGCCGCAGTGGGGTCCGGCTCCCCGCCGTCTCCCTGGGCCTCTGGCACAACTTCGGCCACGGACGCCCCCTGGACACGCAAGCGGACATTCTGCACCGCGCGTTCGACCTCGGGGTGACCCACTTCGACCTGGCCAACAACTACGGCCCGCCGCCGGGATCCGCCGAGGAGAACTTCGGCCGGATCATGGCCCGCGACCTCAAGCCCTACCGCGACGAGATGATCATCTCGACCAAGGCCGGCTACCTGATGTGGCCCGGCCCCTACGGTGAATGGGGCTCGCGCAAATACCTGATCTCGTCGCTGGACCAGTCGCTGAAGCGGATGGGCCTGGACTACGTCGACGTCTTCTACCACCACCGGCCCGACCCGGACACGCCGCTGGAGGAGACGATGGCGGCGCTGGACCACGCGGTCCGCTCCGGGCGCGCGCAATACGTCGCGATCTCCAACTACACCTCCGAGCAGACCGCTGCCGCGGCCAAGATCCTTGCCGATCTGGGTACGCCGCTGCTGCTGCACCAGCCCTCCTACTCGATGCTCAACCGGTGGATCGAGCGCGACAACCTGCTCGACACGCTGGAGGAGGTCGGCGCCGGCTGCATCGCCTTCAGCCCGCTCCAGCAGGGCCTGCTGACCGACCGCTACCTGGGCGGCGTGCCGGCCGACTCGCGGATCGCGACCGGCGGCTTCCTCAAGGAGAGCGCGCTCGACGACCAGACGATGGCCGTGGTCCGCGAGCTCAACGAGATCGCCCGCGGCCGTGGCCAGACGCTGGCCCAGCTCGCCCTGGTGTGGGCGCTGCGGGACGAGCGGATGACCAGCCTGATCATCGGCGCGAGCAGCGTCAAGCAGCTCGAGGACAACGTCGGCGCGCTGGACAACCTGGC